Proteins encoded together in one Arvicanthis niloticus isolate mArvNil1 chromosome 7, mArvNil1.pat.X, whole genome shotgun sequence window:
- the Dcaf16 gene encoding LOW QUALITY PROTEIN: DDB1- and CUL4-associated factor 16 (The sequence of the model RefSeq protein was modified relative to this genomic sequence to represent the inferred CDS: inserted 2 bases in 2 codons; deleted 2 bases in 1 codon; substituted 2 bases at 2 genomic stop codons), with product MSRGARSGIGDVKVSGGRPGPGSVQSFGRKQWDFSEEEDPMVPNLTPLGSPACQVKDLLKYSKFWKXFNPKSWLYYVELLKQVKMIQSIYFKSQKLSHCVPKLEPILELPPLASCRVSLVQRHLKSPSQLSRDHTTFNXFAIKQLSXTLSKAIPKHEFLNHCPDSYVSSCCCDCLTNVVKDTAYPELFDTTFSCTDCXKAVIKLLNSSL from the exons ATGTCGCGCGGGGCCCGTTCGGGGATTGGGGACGTTAAAGTTTCCGGAGGACGTCCTGGACCAGGGTCTGTGCAGTCCTTCGGACGCA AACAGTGGGATTTCTCTGAAGAAGAGGAC CCCATGGTTCCCAACCTAACACCTCTTGGGAGTCCTGCATGCCAGGTTAAGgaccttttaaaatattctaaattttgGA CTTTTAATCCCAAATCCTGGTTGTATTATGTTGAACTCTTAAAACAAGTCAAAATGATCCAGTCTATATATTTCAAGAGTCAAAAACTCTCCCATTGTGTCCCCAAACTGGAACCAATTCTTGAAttgcctcctctggcctcttgtAGAGTCTCACTTGTTCAAAGGCACCTTAAAAGTCCCAGCCAGCTCTCTAGAGATCATACTACTTTTA AGTTTGCCATCAAACAACTAAGCTGAACACTGAGTAAAGCCATTCCCAAACATGAATTTCTAAATCATTGCCCTGACTCTTACGTTTCCTCTTGTTGCTGTGACTGCTTGACAAATGTTGTTAAGGACACAGCCTACCCTGAACTTTTTGACACTACTTTTTCCTGCACTGATTGCTAGAAGGCAGTTATCAAACTCCTAAATAGttccctataa